A window of Fragaria vesca subsp. vesca linkage group LG7, FraVesHawaii_1.0, whole genome shotgun sequence contains these coding sequences:
- the LOC101295753 gene encoding LOW QUALITY PROTEIN: lisH domain and HEAT repeat-containing protein KIAA1468 homolog (The sequence of the model RefSeq protein was modified relative to this genomic sequence to represent the inferred complete CDS: substituted 4 bases at 4 genomic stop codons), translated as MDVEKSSLCNCVVNFLLEENYLLTAFELLHELLDDGRDDQAIRLKNFFSDSSQFPPDQISRFNTLRVADPQTLLQEKEAVEEKLAITEYELRLAQEDISKFKTELQKQAESPVTELRESNASVNNGPQFHRQKTDVSFSDLGPLKDNERQDLNCAVKEYLLIAGYRLTAMTFFEEVTDQNLDVWQNSPACVPDALRHYYYQYLSSTTEAAEEKISMLRKNESLLEENEKLNHEKMCLVKNKDMAEGQISALNKSLESLQKDLKDKENLVQDLRQSLEHQRKELNGCRAEVTALKMHIEGSGSGQNMVATDVDQSLSLEKYKDEVKSLQMELEILRSKIANVDSTQAGKESMQMEEKVLVMDEEKSIIQHPDDAITKVVKEADHSIADDNLITPKDVSEEYSVDPSNGSGALTNGGSVCKQKDVSEPSTSSMLHPTTEEGLETIQILADALPKIVPYVLINHREELLPLIMCAIERHPESSTRDSLTHTLFNLIKRPDEQQRRIIMDVSXCSECCACVSLAQNVGDMRTETELLPQCWEQVSFGPQFINHTYEERRLLVAQSCGELGEFVRPEIRDSLILSIVQQLIEDSATVVREAAVHNLALLLPLFPNMDKYFKVSLTLXVEELMFQLVCDPSGVVVETTLKELVPAVIKWGQKLDHVLRVLLSYILSSAERCPPLSGVEGSVESHLRVLGERERWNVDVLLRMLLEMLPSVHQKAIEMSPFSSDPETTGTIFSTPFLELYAGGHVQLPAFEWLHVDCLPDLIQLACFLPPKEDTLRNRITRFLLAVSEHYGDSYLTHIMLPVFLIAIGEDAQLTYFPSSSHSKIEGSKKQILLKCIHILVPTLIVSVKTGLAPRTAVAKRLATMCILPLFLAGVLGAPSKHEQLVEYLRKLLVEGAGNQSTKCNTEIVDAVRFLCTFEIHHGMIFNILWEMVVSSNIDMKINAANLLKVIVSITILXASSLFVPYIDAKVASTNILPALVTLGSDQNLSVKYASIVAFGAVAQHFKNDMIVDKIRVQMDAFLEDGSHEATIAVVHALVVAVPHTTDRLKDYILNILPGEIVLFPFDTTCSTYXHNIYMIIFHLTGTLPASDMMRRRERANAFCEAIRALDATDISATSVRDYLLPTIQNLLKDSDALDPVHKEALEIIMKERSGGTFETISKVMGAGLASSVSSFFGESGLLGKKDNVEPLPEPVESPKSAPTPPAEDTRLRRIMRGNFTDMLRGKVKGQDETQNQ; from the exons ATGGACGTGGAGAAGTCGTCGCTGTGCAATTGCGTGGTTAACTTTCTTCTGGAGGAGAACTACTTACTTACAGCATTCGAGCTTCTCCACGAGCTTCTTGACGATGGCAGAGACGATCAGGCCATTCGTCTCAAGAACTTCTTCTCTGATTCCTCCCAGTTCCCTCCCGATCAGATCTCTCGCTTCAACACTCTCAGAG TTGCAGATCCTCAAACTTTGCTTCAGGAGAAAGAAGCGGTAGAAGAAAAATTAGCAATTACTGAATATGAGCTCCGTTTGGCCCAAGAGGACATTTCGAAATTCAAGACTGAATTGCAGAAGCAAGCAGAATCACCTGTAACTGAACTGAGGG AGTCAAATGCCAGTGTAAATAATGGACCCCAATTTCACCGGCAAAAGACAGATGTCTCCTTCTCGGATTTGGGTCCCTTGAAAGACAATGAACGTCAAGATCTGAACTGCGCTGTAAAGGAATATTTGCTAATAGCAGGTTACCGTCTTACTGCAATGACATTTTTTGAAGAG GTCACAGATCAGAATCTAGATGTTTGGCAGAACTCACCCGCATGTGTACCAGATGCCCTGCGCCATTATTATTATCAGTATCTTTCATCCACTACAGAAGCTGCTGAG GAGAAAATTTCCATGCTTCGGAAAAATGAGTCGTTGTTGGAGGAAAATGAGAAGCTCAATCATGAAAAGATGTGTTTGGTTAAAAACAAAGATATGGCTGAAGGACAAATAAGTGCACTCAACAAATCATTGGAATCTCTTCAGAAGGACCTTAAAGACAAAGAGAACCTT GTACAAGATTTAAGGCAGTCCCTGGAGCACCAAAGGAAGGAGCTCAATGGTTGTAGAGCTGAAGTCACTGCTTTGAAAATGCACATTGAAGGATCTGGTTCGGGACAAAATATGGTAGCCACTGATGTTGATCAATCCCTGTCATTGGAAAAATACAAAGATGAAGTCAAATCACTGCAGATGGAACTAGAAATTTTAAGATCCAAAATCGCAAATGTAGATTCCACCCAAGCTGGGAAAGAGTCCATGCAGATGGAAGAAAAGGTTCTAGTCATGGATGAGGAGAAAAGTATAATCCAGCATCCAGATGATGCAATAACAAAAGTTGTGAAAGAAGCTGATCATTCAATAGCAGATGACAACCTAATTACACCTAAGGATGTCTCGGAAGAATATTCAGTAGATCCTTCGAATGGTAGTGGTGCCTTGACAAATGGTGGAAGTGTTTGCAAACAAAAGGATGTCTCGGAACCATCTACATCTAGCATGTTGCATCCAACAACAGAGG AGGGTCTAGAGACCATTCAGATCCTTGCTGATGCCTTACCCAAGATTGTTCCTTATGTTCTAATCAACCACCGCGAG GAGCTACTTCCTCTGATCATGTGTGCTATTGAGCGCCATCCAGAGAGCAGTACTCGAGATTCCTTGACCCACACATTGTTTAATTTAATCAAACGTCCAGATGAGCAGCAAAGAAGAATTATAATGGATGTAAGCTGATGTTCTGAGTGCTGT GCCTGTGTCAGCCTTGCTCAGAATGTAGGAGACATGAGAACAGAAACAGAATTGCTTCCTCAGTGTTGGGAGCAAGTAAGTTTTGGGCCTCAATTT ATAAATCATACATATGAGGAGCGCAGGTTGCTGGTTGCTCAATCATGTGGAGAGCTAGGAGAGTTTGTTCGGCCTGAGATCCGTGATTCTCTTATCTTGTCTATTGTTCAACAACTCATAGAAGATTCTGCAACTGTTGTCCGGGAGGCTGCTGTACATAATCTTGCATTGCTGCTTCCACTCTTTCCAAATATGGACAAATATTTCAAGGTCAGCCTCAC TTTGTAGGTTGAAGAATTGATGTTCCAATTGGTCTGTGATCCCTCTGGAGTGGTGGTGGAAACTACACTCAAAGAATTAGTCCCTGCGGTAATCAAGTGGGGACAGAAATTAGACCATGTTTTAAGGGTTCTCCTCTCTTATATATTGAGCTCTGCTGAG CGCTGCCCTCCGCTTTCAGGGGTTGAAGGGTCTGTGGAGTCACATCTTCGTGTGTTAGGAGAACGAGAACGCTGGAATGTCGATGTTTTATTAAGAATGCTACTGGAAATGCTTCCCTCTGTGCACCAGAAAGCAATTGAGATGTCCCCATTTTCTTCTGATCCTGAAACAACTGGAACAATATTTTCTACACCTTTCCTTGAATTGTATGCTGG GGGACATGTTCAGTTGCCTGCTTTTGAGTGGTTGCATGTTGACTGCTTACCCGACTTAATACAGCTTGCCTGCTTTCTACCTCCAAAAGAAGATACTTTGCGAAATCGAATCACCAGG TTTTTGTTGGCTGTATCTGAACACTACGGGGATTCTTATTTGACACATATAATGCTGCCTGTATTCCTTATAGCCATTGGGGAAGATGCTCAATTGACATATTTCCCATCTTCAAGCCATTCCAAAATTGAAGGTAGTAAGAAACAAATTTTGCTGAAATGCATTCACATTCTTGTGCCAACTTTAATTGTTTCTGTTAAAACAGGTTTGGCACCAAGGACTGCTGTGGCTAAGAGACTGGCTACTATGTGCATCCTACCTCTTTTCTTGGCTGGAGTTTTGGGTGCCCCAAGCAAGCACGAGCAATTAGTGGAGTACTTGAGAAAGCTATTAGTTGAAGGTGCGGGAAATCAGTCGACAAAGTGCAATACTGAGATTGTTGATGCTGTCCGCTTCCTGTG CACATTTGAAATTCATCATGGGATGATATTCAATATACTCTGGGAAATGGTTGTCAGCTCCAACATAGATATGAAAATCAATGCTGCCAATCTGTTGAAAGTTATTGTGAGTATAACCATTCTTTGAGCATCCTCACTCTTT GTTCCATATATCGATGCAAAAGTTGCATCTACTAATATATTGCCTGCCCTAGTAACTCTGGGCTCCGACCAAAACCTGAGTGTGAAGTATGCTAGCATAGTCGCCTTTGGAGCTGTCGCCCAACATTTTAAAAATGATATG ATTGTCGATAAGATACGAGTTCAGATGGATGCTTTTCTTGAAGATGGATCCCATGAAGCTACCATTGCTGTAGTTCATGCATTAGTAGTTGCTGTGCCTCATACAACAGATAGACTTAAAGATTATATCCTCAACATACTTCCTGGGGAAATTGTTTTATTTCCTTTTGACACAACATGTTCCACATATTGACACAATATTTACATGATC ATCTTTCACCTTACAGGCACTCTGCCTGCTAGTGACATGATGCGACGTCGTGAGAGAGCAAATGCATTTTGTGAAGCAATCCGTGCTTTAGATGCAACAG ATATTTCAGCAACCAGTGTACGAGACTACCTCCTACCGACCATCCAGAACCTATTGAAAGACTCAGATGCACTGGATCCAGTACACAAGGAAGCCCTTGAAATTATAATGAAGGAGAGATCTGGTGGAACTTTTGAGACCATCAGTAAGGTGATGGGTGCTGGACTCGCCTCCTCTGTGAGTAGTTTCTTTGGTGAAAGTGGGTTATTGGGAAAGAAAGATAATGTTGAGCCACTGCCAGAGCCAGTTGAATCCCCGAAGTCTGCACCAACGCCACCAGCAGAGGACACTAGATTAAGGCGCATTATGAGGGGTAATTTCACTGACATGCTCAGAGGCAAAGTAAAGGGCCAAGACGAAACTCAGAACCAATAA
- the LOC101296037 gene encoding histone-lysine N-methyltransferase, H3 lysine-9 specific SUVH1-like, translating to MEHSSGGQDSIPGIGSFDKSRVLDVRPLRRLVPVFPSMPHSAAAPPFVCVSPAGPFPPGVSPFFPFFISNENAVPPSTAGVTPNRYTGASNGGDTTSRVQSPVNSDDTRTVGRPKGKVQSQKRTRGGQDIDVQIDAIVDNILASFTNTLRQSDGDKELVRYALLSYDLLRRRISQIEEIKEGVSRIGRSDLRAGTLFMNKGIRTNAKKRIGAVPGVEVGDIFFFRMELCLVGLHAPTMGGIDYMGVKNSSEEEPLALSIVSSGGYEDHMQDGNELIYSGQGGNANNDNRKDKEIKDQKLERGNLALEKSLHRGNDVRVIRGLKDVSNPLGKVYVYDGLYKINESWVDKGKSGANVFKYKLVRLPGQPEAFSVWKSIEEWKETNATRVGLILPDLSSGAETFPVSLVNDVDGEKGPVHFTYIPSLKYPEPVKLAEPTAGCNCTGGCLPGNSNCLCIQKNGGYLPYTSNGLLVNQKSLLHECGSSCKCSPNCRNRVSQGDLKIRLEVFMNKDKGWGLRSWDPIRAGAFLCEYAGEALNVSGIEKLGDDHADDYSFDATRTCQPLAVLPGDSNEAPNVPFPLHISANTAGNVARFMNHSCSPNVFWQPVLRENKNEADLHVAFYAAAHIPPMTELTYDYGLNPHGKAYQRKKLCLCGSTKCRSFFY from the coding sequence ATGGAACACAGTTCAGGAGGTCAAGACTCCATTCCTGGCATTGGGTCATTTGATAAATCGAGGGTTTTGGATGTAAGGCCTTTGAGGCGTCTTGTTCCTGTTTTCCCTTCAATGCCCCATTCTGCTGCTGCTCCTCCCTTTGTTTGCGTCTCACCGGCTGGTCCTTTCCCACCTGGGGTTTCCCCATTTTTCCCTTTTTTCATTTCAAACGAGAATGCAGTTCCACCCTCAACAGCTGGAGTAACCCCCAACCGCTATACTGGGGCTTCGAATGGAGGAGATACTACAAGTCGTGTCCAAAGTCCAGTGAACAGTGATGACACAAGGACGGTCGGGAGGCCAAAGGGTAAAGTCCAGTCTCAGAAAAGGACACGGGGTGGCCAGGACATTGATGTCCAAATTGATGCAATAGTTGATAACATTCTCGCCTCATTTACCAATACCTTGAGACAAAGTGATGGCGACAAGGAATTAGTTAGATATGCACTCTTGTCGTATGATCTGCTACGGAGAAGAATTTCACAAATTGAAGAGATCAAGGAAGGAGTGTCGAGAATAGGGCGCTCTGATCTTAGGGCTGGAACTCTCTTCATGAATAAGGGAATTAGGACAAATGCTAAGAAGAGGATTGGTGCAGTGCCCGGTGTTGAAGTTGGGGATATTTTCTTTTTCCGAATGGAATTGTGCTTGGTTGGATTACACGCTCCAACTATGGGTGGGATTGATTATATGGGAGTCAAGAACAGTTCAGAGGAAGAGCCATTAGCATTGAGCATTGTTTCTTCTGGAGGTTATGAGGATCATATGCAGGATGGGAATGAGTTGATATATAGTGGCCAAGGTGGCAATGCCAACAATGATAACAGGAAAGACAAGGAAATAAAGGATCAGAAGCTTGAAAGGGGTAATCTAGCTTTGGAGAAAAGTTTGCATCGGGGTAATGATGTTAGAGTAATTCGGGGTCTTAAGGATGTTTCTAATCCACTTGGGAAGGTATATGTCTATGACGGTCTATACAAAATCAATGAATCATGGGTAGATAAAGGGAAGAGTGGTGCCAATGTATTCAAGTACAAATTGGTAAGATTACCGGGTCAGCCTGAAGCGTTTTCAGTTTGGAAATCAATTGAGGAATGGAAAGAAACAAATGCTACAAGGGTTGGTCTAATATTGCCAGATCTTTCTTCAGGAGCAGAAACTTTTCCTGTTTCTCTTGTAAATGACGTAGATGGCGAGAAAGGCCCTGTTCACTTCACATACATTCCTAGTCTCAAGTATCCAGAACCTGTTAAACTTGCAGAACCTACTGCTGGATGCAATTGTACCGGTGGATGTCTCCCTGGTAATTCCAACTGCCTTTGCATTCAGAAAAATGGTGGTTATCTCCCATATACTTCAAATGGGCTTCTTGTGAACCAAAAATCCTTATTGCATGAATGTGGTTCTTCCTGCAAATGCTCTCCTAACTGTCGTAATCGTGTGTCCCAAGGTGATCTGAAAATTCGTTTGGAAGTGTTTATGAATAAGGATAAAGGTTGGGGTTTGAGGTCCTGGGATCCCATCCGCGCTGGTGCTTTCTTATGTGAGTATGCAGGGGAAGCTTTAAATGTTTCTGGTATTGAAAAGCTTGGGGATGATCATGCTGATGATTACAGTTTTGATGCTACTCGTACATGTCAGCCACTGGCAGTTCTACCAGGTGATTCTAACGAGGCTCCAAATGTCCCTTTTCCTCTACATATAAGTGCAAATACTGCTGGAAATGTTGCTCGCTTTATGAATCACAGCTGTTCTCCAAATGTGTTTTGGCAACCAGTTCTACGTGAAAATAAAAATGAAGCTGACTTACATGTTGCGTTTTATGCGGCGGCACACATCCCTCCTATGACAGAGTTGACTTATGATTACGGGCTGAACCCTCATGGGAAAGCATATCAGAGGAAGAAATTATGCCTCTGTGGGTCAACGAAGTGTAGAAGCTTCTTTTACTAA
- the LOC101296324 gene encoding mitochondrial GTPase 1-like, which translates to MATASLAREIGMAIIKATNNSSFGRGWFSPHMAAASRAIAERIPLVDLVLEVRDARIPLSSACKQLENYTSSSKRIIVMNKVDLANHSQLKEWMNYFEQNNCISYGVNAHNKEIIKKFLTFLQARVRELNNNDSSSYTATILLLGIPNVGKSALANSLHRIGRISAAEKGKLKHDTVSPQPGETKDISSLKIGSHPNIYVLDTPGVLPPQIHDVEVCTKLALTGTIVDYISGEKELAQCFLAILNRSNEYKKWANLSNSENGRTWIDHNIECSNSSKDIKEKRQYSADHTQDFMVQNVRQTLFKVISSFDGNVEDEMLIEEEMKAVQGIFQVPTESKKYTQYKAESKLLNLFRTGRLGHYTLDSIPTLS; encoded by the exons ATGGCAACGGCTAGTTTGGCAAGAGAAATAGGCATGGCCATTATAAAAGCCACCAACAACTCAAGCTTTGGGAGAGGCTGGTTCAGCCCTCACATGGCTGCTGCTTCTCGCGCCATCGCTGAACGTATCCCATTGGTTGATCTCGTTCTTGAAGTCAGAGACGCAAGG ATTCCATTGTCATCAGCGTGCAAGCAATTGGAGAACTACACATCCTCTTCCAAGCGAATCATAGTAATGAACAAGGTGGACCTTGCAAATCATTCCCAGTTGAAG GAGTGGATGAACTACTTTGAGCAAAATAATTGCATTTCATATGGAGTCAATGCCCATAATAAAGAGATCATTAAGAAG TTTTTGACCTTTTTGCAAGCTCGTGTCAGAGAACTGAATAACAATGATAGTTCTAGTTATACTGCAACGATATTGCTACTTGGAATTCCTAATGTTGGTAAGTCAGCCCTTGCCAACTCCTTACATCGAATTGGGAGGATTAGTGCAGCAG AAAAGGGAAAGTTGAAGCATGATACAGTGAGTCCACAGCCTGGTGAGACAAAAGATATAAGCAGCTTAAAG ATCGGAAGTCATCCCAATATTTATGTTTTGGACACACCAGGTGTTTTGCCTCCGCAGATTCATGATGTAGAGGTCTGCACCAAATTAGCATTGACAG GAACCATTGTAGATTATATTTCTGGGGAGAAAGAACTAGCTCAGTGTTTTCTGGCTATCTTGAACAGAAGCAACGAATACAAGAAATGGGCAAATTTGTCCAACAGTGAGAATGGTAGAACATGGATAGACCACAATATAGAATGCTCAAATAGCTCTAAAGATATCAAAGAGAAAAGACAATACTCTGCAGATCACACACAG GATTTCATGGTGCAAAATGTTCGTCAGACTCTCTTCAAGGTCATATCATCTTTTGATGGTAACGTGGAGGATGAAATGCTTATTGAGGAAGAGATGAAGGCCGTGCAAGGAATTTTTCAGGTTCCTACAGAATCCAAAAAGTACACTCAATATAAAGCCGAATCAAAGTTGTTGAATCTTTTCCGCACTGGGAGGCTTGGGCATTATACCTTAGATTCTATACCAACTCTTTCTTAG
- the LOC101296608 gene encoding uncharacterized protein LOC101296608, giving the protein MNGIKERYPDLLKILASCIPQLSVVLHKGSTLQDGYELPSRLAVSAANCFLSLSEALIRKAKVSSNKAKKRPVVSLDGGEKKAKPAPETLDASNMELDYILWDHLEEVYGLVQKLVAWSKKSRPLHAKGLEQVLKWLHEIKGHYRNVKAEAGSKVIKTGMLLLSSCWKHYGMLMNLEDQKFSQHYKELLDQYVAGIQFYASQTENKDGSSETIKFFLNCLCLLLGRFDSKKFDSIVSEYGMRISQVLLAQGLCVYSKH; this is encoded by the exons ATGAACG GGATAAAGGAGAGGTATCCTGATTTGTTGAAGATACTTGCTTCGTGTATTCCGCAGCTCTCAGTTGTTCTGCACAAGGGAAG CACTTTGCAGGATGGATATGAACTGCCCTCTCGCCTTGCTGTGTCTGCTGCTAATTGTTTTCTGTCTCTCTCGGAAGCATTGATCAGAAAAGCTAAAGTTTCAAGTAACAAGGCAAAAAAGCGTCCGGTTGTGTCCCTTGATGGTGGTGAAAAGAAAGCAAAGCCAGCTCCTGAAACTTTAGACGCCTCAAACATGGAGTTGGACTATATACTTTGGGATCATTTAGAGGAAGTTTATGGTCTAGTGCAGAAACTCGTTGCT TGGAGCAAAAAAAGCCGACCTTTGCATGCCAAAGGATTGGAACAAGTGCTTAAGTGGTTGCATGAGATTAAAGGACATTATCGTAACGTGAAAGCTGAGGCAG GCTCGAAGGTTATCAAAACTGGAATGTTGCTACTGTCTTCTTGTTGGAAGCATTATGGCATGTTAATGAATTTGGAAGATCAGAAATTTTCCCAGCATTACAAAGAACTGTTGGACCAATACGTAGCAGGCATACAG TTTTATGCAAGTCAGACTGAGAATAAGGATGGGAGTTCTGAGACCATAAAGTTCTTTCTGAATTGTTTATGCCTTCTACTGGGGCGATTTGATAGCAAGAAATTTGATAGCATAGTCTCTGAATACGGGATGAGGATATCTCAGGTTCTCTTAGCACAG GGGTTGTGTGTATATTCAAAGCATTAA
- the LOC101304629 gene encoding uncharacterized protein LOC101304629, with protein MAQQELWSRDSQCLKEVIERLTSEDVQQRRNAVDVISEVIHLSSDSKNVHTQLSWQDIAKHLLVLLEDEDIAIKEQASSLLPLIDPSLVLPALVNLIYSGDERLQATASDACVAVLKYYSQKAEVICMLDCLSILIIASIMYYSNMVSCLKLAGSKLESDRVLRLIPEWSKSVQSWNLLIEPLIDKMFAEPSNANIVRFLGHISEHLADAADVVLSCVLMHAKRLKEMDDSSFSRLECQTHKSDDSGTMQQTLFEHLCPLLVIKMIPLRVFNDLDSAVMYGQLANEEIVHDCRDINAINLDSVTSLLLKRTFCKFEFNDVRKLATELCGRIHPEVLIPLISSQLEYAAVSQDIMKIKGCSFAICTSLVVRGHKSLSHPGMLIIRKTLETMLMWPSVDGDEVS; from the exons ATGGCACAGCAAGAGCTGTG GAGCAGAGACAGTCAGTGCCTTAAAGAAGTTATTGAGCGTCTTACTTCTGAAGATGTTCAACAGAGAAGAAATGCAGTTGATGTTATATCAGAAGTCATACATTTGTCTTCAGACTCAAAAAACGTACATACCCAGCTATCATG GCAGGATATAGCAAAGCACTTGCTTGTGCTACTTGAAGATGAAGATATTGCAATTAAGGAACAAGCGTCCAGTTTGCTTCCATTAATTG ACCCTTCATTAGTTCTACCTGCTTTAGTTAATCTGATTTACTCCGGGGATGAAAGATTGCAAGCAACTGCCAGTGATGCTTGTGTTGCGGTGCTCAAATATTATAGCCAGAAGGCTGAAGTCATTTGTATGCTTGACTGTCTTAG TATTCTGATTATTGCTTCTATCATGTACTATTCCAATATGGTCTCCTGTTTGAAACTTGCAGGATCCAAATTGGAGAGCGATCGAGTGCTTAGGCTAATCCCAGAGTGGTCTAAAAGT GTCCAAAGCTGGAACCTCTTGATTGAACCACTGATTGACAAGATGTTTGCAGAGCCATCAAACGCAAACATTGTTAGGTTTTTGGGTCATATAAGTGAGCACCTGGCAGATGCTGCTGATGTAGTGCTCTCTTGTGTTCTAATGCATGCTAAACGACTTAAAGA GATGGATGACAGCAGCTTCTCTAGATTGGAGTGTCAGACCCATAAAAGTGATGACTCCGGAACAATGCAACAGACCCTTTTTGAACACCTTTGCCCATTGCTTGTAATTAAGATGATTCCGCTGAGAGTATTTAATGATCTCGATTCAGCTGTCATGTATGGCCAACTTGCCAATGAAGAAATTGTTCATG ACTGTCGAGATATCAATGCCATCAATCTGGATTCTGTTACCTCTCTTCTTTTGAAAAG GACATTTTGCAAGTTTGAATTCAACGATGTTCGGAAACTTGCTACTGAGCTCTGTGGGCGTATTCATCCTGAA GTGCTAATTCCACTCATCAGCTCCCAGTTAGAATACGCTGCTGTTTCTCAGGATATAATGAAGATTAAAGGTTGTTCATTTGCAATTTGCACGTCCCTTGTG GTTAGAGGTCACAAATCACTTTCTCATCCTGGTATGTTGATAATTAGAAAAACATTAGAGACTATGCTAATGTGGCCTTCTGTGGATGGGGATGAAG TTTCCTGA